Within the Candidatus Reidiella endopervernicosa genome, the region TCATAGAAGTCGGCAACCTTGCTGAGCATGCTATCGAGTGAACCAGACTCCTCACCAATGGCGACCATCTGAATGACCATGCTGGGGAAGATATTGGTCTGCTTCATAGCAAGTTGAAGCTGCTGACCAGTTGCGACATTTTCACGCATCTGCATAACAGCTTCTGAATAGACGATGTTGCCGGTAGCGCCTGCCACTGACTCAAGGGCCTCAACTAGTGGAACACCGGCGGCGAACATTGTAGATAGAGTTCGTGCGTAGCGAGCTACAGCTGATTTATGCAGAATCACGCCGAAAATTGGCATCTTTAGCGCCATTCTGTCGAGTGCATGTGCAAATTTTCTAGATTTCTTCTTGGCATCCATAAATGCCGTCACAGCAAGTCCGATCACGCCGAAAATAGCCCACCACCACTCCTGGAAGAAGATTGATAAACCGATGACCCAAAGGGTGAAGGCAGGAAGTTCAGCACCAAAATTGGCGAATAGGTCCTGAAATTGCGGAATAACAAAGATCATGAGAATGGTCGTAACGATGAAGGCAACAACAATTACCGCGACAGGATAGAAGAGAGCTTTTTTGATCTTTTTCTTGATCGCCTCAGTCTTCTCAAGGTAGGTAGCGATCTTGTGCAGGAGTTCTTCAAGAACACCGGCCTGCTCACCTGCTTTGACGAGGTTACAAAAGAGATCGTCAAAATATATGCGATGTTTTCCTAAAGCCTCGGCAAGCGTTGTTCCGCCCTCAATATCAGCCTTAATACCTAGCAGTAGGTTAGCCATACTGGGATTGTCATGCCCTCTGCCTACAATCTCAAAAGACTGTACCAGTGGTACACCCGCAGACATCATGGTTGCCAGCTGACGTGCAAAAACAGCGATGTCACCTGTCGTGATTTT harbors:
- a CDS encoding type II secretion system F family protein; its protein translation is MAEQASQKQLTFAWIGTDKKGRKVKGETNATNAVAVKADLRRQGIAPIKVNKKASPLFGGQRKQKITTGDIAVFARQLATMMSAGVPLVQSFEIVGRGHDNPSMANLLLGIKADIEGGTTLAEALGKHRIYFDDLFCNLVKAGEQAGVLEELLHKIATYLEKTEAIKKKIKKALFYPVAVIVVAFIVTTILMIFVIPQFQDLFANFGAELPAFTLWVIGLSIFFQEWWWAIFGVIGLAVTAFMDAKKKSRKFAHALDRMALKMPIFGVILHKSAVARYARTLSTMFAAGVPLVEALESVAGATGNIVYSEAVMQMRENVATGQQLQLAMKQTNIFPSMVIQMVAIGEESGSLDSMLSKVADFYEEEVDNAVDAMSSLMEPLIMAVLGVLIGGLIIAMYLPIFKLGSVV